GGGATGATATACAAATGATGCAATGTATGAGTGCCATCTCTGTGCGCAGGTTCTTCCTCTTGTGCCCCCAGATAAAGGAGGATCTCCTTATGCAGGGCAGGTGCATTACTCTCTCAAACTATTCAGTTTCCTTACTCTTCGTAAACCGGTAAACGTAGTCGGAAACAAAATTTTGGATTCTAGGTTCTTGAAATTATGTTTTTCGTGAAATTCCAAAGTTGGAAGGCTCTGTCTTGATCAGCGCTAATGCGATTATTTGTTGATTTCAGGATGCGAATTGTGGCAACACCCTTTTGATATCTCTGGACGAGCTGGTTAAGGATGGTTTGTTGAAAAAGGATGAGCTGCCGGAACCAGTGTGAGGAAATGCAGAAATTTTGTTTCTGTCAAAATGAATCCAAGGGATTTCCTTCACGTATCTGTGTTATAATTAGTAATACTCTCTATATGCAGCGAGCAGACCCGAGTGAACTTTTCAGCCGTTGCTGAACTAAAGGATCCTTTGATTGCAAAGGTAAAGCATTTTGGGGCTGGATCATCCATATTATTGTAATTCACATTCTAGTAAAGGATCACTCGATGCATATTACTTCAAATTATAGAATAGTGATACAAGAGAAGTCTTTTGTTTCAATCTCTGTTAATATACAATTTTTCAAGactgaaattttttcatgtttGGTATTTTATAATGTGATACTTTAATAGAAATTATTCATTGATCCCCCAAGCTTTTATTATCAAAGCAAGtgtaaatttcataattttcaactTCTTCGACTCTTTGTGATGCCAATTAGTTGATGTAGTTAATATCACTTTATGAGAGCTGTTACATGATCTGCTCTTTGATTTTTAGGCTGCACAGAGGCTTGTCCAGAGCAAAGGAGATCTCAAATGTCAATTAGAAGAATTCCGTGGTGACCCTAGCATATCAAGTGAGCTGCCCTTTTTATTGatctttgaaaatttttcttcaCATATGATCACTGTTTCTTATCTTATTCCAACAGAGATTTCTTTCATAGATGATGCCTGATGCAATTCCTTTGTGTCCTGAGATGTCTTTCACTTCCCGATAAGATCTATCACATCGGTCCTTAGAGTTCTCCATACTTATATATGAGTTAATATGGAAGTGATGATAGAAGCGTTATCTCAGTGAGATTGGCGAGAGTTATTTAAGCTTTGGTCTAAGACAATCTGACCATGAGTCTCtatacaaataaattactttCTCTATTGAATTCAACTTTTGGCTTTTTGTGACTCACATGCGAAGATGTGGATATTTACagagaaaagaaataatagaATTAATACAGTTACCATTCGTCATGTCTCTTGTTCGTGGAAATGCTTTGCTGGCTTTTGTGTAGCAGGTTGATTTATGTTCTTCTCTTTGCACTCGGTATGGATTTTGCCAACATTACCATATATTTGTTGCTTGGATCATATATGAAGAAGCCAGtttgtatcaaattgttaCAATTTGATACAAATGTTCTTCAACAAGATCATTGAGCCACAAACTTGTGTAGTAGACTATCAACTTAACTAGTGGTCTTTCTGTCTGAGATACAATTGCTCCTTTCCACACCAGTGAAACTTAACAAGCTGGAAATTTCTGTGAGCAGttctctaattttattttaggatCTTTGTAGGTTGGCTTCAAGATGCAGCTTATTTTGCTGCTATTGATGACACCCTGAATACATTCAGCTGGTATTTCTGGCCTCAACCATTAAAAGAGCGCCACCTGCTTGCACTGGAAGAAATTTACCAGAAGAAACTGGAATTTGTATGATCATAAAACTCTCGAGCATGCTTAGTTTCTCATATCAAACCTTCTGATTTTTTACCCATGATTCTTTTACTGTAGATAGATGTTTTCATTGCAAAACAATTTCTGTTCCAAAGGCAGTGGCAGAAAGTTCGCAACTATGCTCGAATGAAAGGTATTGGTATAATGGGAGACATGCCTATATATGTTGGATATCACAGTGCAGATGTTTGGGCAAATAAGAAACAATTCTTGTTGGTGAGCATATTTCCTGCTAGTTGTTTAGTTTATCTTTTCTCGAGAATGTAAATGGCTCTGCAACCCTTGGACAGGCTATTAACTAGAGATTTATCGTGCAGAACAGGAAAGGTTCTCCCCTTCTTGTTAGTGGTGTTCCTCCAGATGCTTTTAGTGAAACTGGTCAATTGTGGGGGAGGTACTTATATATTGCAATATAAACATGAGATGATGCCTGAAATATTCTTTAGTGTAGctgtattttcttttcatgcaTGAATCGAACTGCATGTTGCTCTCCAAATGTAGTTCTTCATGTGACGTGAAGATCATTGTATCTGTAGAAGTGAATATCATAAAACACAAATCTATAGTATGATCATCAAATGAATATTCTAGCATTTCAGTTTTATAAAGACTAGTCGATAGATTGTGCTCTTCTTTTGCGCAAGTTTATCAACTTGCTGTTGCTTCCCCAAAGAAAATTTCTGGATGATTGCTGTTGGCATTATCAGTGTTAAGACATTTTTTGTTCCGTTAATCATTTTGTTGATAAAGTACCAATGCCTTTACTCTTTGTTGATGATATTCACTTAggttcttatttatttatttatattatgaaGTCCTTTGTATGACTGGaaagaaatgggaaaagaCGGGTTTTCATGGTGGGTCCAACGTTTGCGGCGAGCTCAAGATCTGTATGATGAGTTCAGAATAGACCATTTCAGAGGATTTGCAGGCTTTTGGGCTGTTCCTGCTGGTGAGACAACTGTGGATCTACAGAAGTAGCATTTATCTTTGTACTTTTGCATCGATCATTCTTATATATTCCATGCTTGTGCAGAAGCGAAAGTTGCTACAGTTGGACGATGGAAGGTAAAATCTGGACAAACCAAGATAATTCAGCTTTACTGTGAATCATCATTTCATTTCACAACATTTACTTTTTGACAGTAGGTGGGACCTGGCAAATCCTTGTTTGATGCTATTTCTAGAGATCTTGGACTGATCAATATTATAGCAGAGGATTTGGTATGCCTTCTTCTAATGCTACACATTGCTGACATTGTTTACGTTCTAAAATTAATACACAATGTTGAATGTGATACGTAATTTTCCCTTTGGATTCTGGAGATGGGACATATATTGGGGCTCTGGTGAAGCTAAACAATGGCATAGGACAAACCttgttgaaaataatttctgTAATTAGTCCTTATTAATAAAACCGAAAAATAGACCATTTCCCTGAACTCTGATACCTTATCTCTGGCTAATATTCTACGCAGCATAGTTGGTTTGAATTGGCTGAGAGTGTCATGCCTTCATTAATTTACTCATGGATTATGTATTAAAACATGTCAGGGAGTTATCACTGAGGATGTAGTTCACCTTCGAAAATCAATTGGGGCACCTGGAATGGTTGTTCTCCAGTTTGGTAATAAggcattttttactttttttattgttgTAGTTATTTTGTGTAATCCTTAACGCTGATGATTTGTGTTTCTGATTTCTGGGTGTTCCTCTGGTTAGTAATATAAATCTGGTAATTTTTTTCTGGTCCAGCGTTTGGGAGCGACGCTGATAACCCTCATTTGCCTCATAACCACGAGCAGAATCAAGTTGTATACACTGGGACCCATGACAATGACACAGTATACCTTCTTTATGCTGCATCCTCTATTTCATCGTTTTCTGCCTCAGGAGAGGATTCTGACTAGACCATTGTTTTTCCATGTCTAGGTTAAAGGATGGTGGGACAAtttgaaggaagaagagaagtcCCACGTGAGTTGTCTGTCCTAAAAAGCGACTCCTTTCTATCACGGAACATATATGAAGTTCATAGCTTTCTAATACTTGATATGAAGTTCATAGCGTTCTAATAGGTGATGTTAACTTTGCAGGTGCAAGAGTATCTCTCGATCACCAAAGATGACAATATCTCGTGGGCAATGATCAAAGTTGCACTATCTTCTGTGGCCCGTATCGCAATCGTGCCCATGCAAGATATTCTTGGTCTTGGAAACTCTGCTCGAATGAACACACCTGCGACTATGGTATAATTACATCATCTAAATAAAGTTTATCCTCCATGCTAAGCTATGCAAATATGCTCGATGCAGTACTAGCTCCGATACTTTCAACTGTTTCTTTTACTATTCATAGTCTCAGAAGAAGATCTGTTTGCAGGTATTGAATTGATTTTCGCAATTCTTCCCTCTCTTGTGCAGTTTGGGAACTGGGATTGGAGGCTACCAAGTTCAATGAGCTTCGACCGCTTGGAGAAGGAAGCTGCCAATCTGAGAGATCTACTTTCAATCTATGGGCGGTTATAGAGCCAAGAAGTCTGCATCGGTCCTGGTATATGTTATAGGAGCAATCAATAAATCAGGGTCGATAAATTGGGAAGGAACTACGTGAAGAGAACTTGCTGTATAATTCGAGCAGACAACACTATCATCTTGCTGCACGATTTGCTCCAAAACATGGATCCACTTCATATTATGTATCAACAGGGAAAGAATGAAATAAGCGACTGCAGGTCTTTGGTGTACGAATAATAACAAAGCTCGATCGAATGTTCAGAACTTGAGTCGAGTTTGAACTCAAATGACAAATGTATGAGGAGATGTTCTCAACTAAAGGGAGTTTGTTTATACTCATGGTTGTTTAGGCAGCTCGCTCTATAGCTTCAATGCATTGTAACACTGTAGCGTTGTTGGACATTGCTTCCATCAGGGCCTCATGAAGGGAGACATTATTCTTCAACAGTGACCCCGCAAGCAGAACCTGCATAAATTCAACATCACGAGTTAGCccgaagaaggaagaaaacgGGAAGATGATAGGTCGGTCTCTGCTCAAAGACTTACAGCCCATCGGGTGAGATTCTGTTGCTGGTCTTTGCTGAGCTGAGGCTTGCTCCGATTTAAGAATCTCTACACACAAAGTGACAAGGCTGCAGATTGCCATCACTTACCTATAGACCAGTGTCTGTAATTTCTCAATTTGAAGTGAACAGAGATTCAAACCTGGAGGGTGAAAAGATCGGCCGATTGCCCAACCACTTTGTCGTACTTGAGGCCTTCTGCTGCTAATCCGGCCATAGCCACCACTGCCAGCCTGAAAGAAAGATATTTGCTGAACattgatatacatatataatgaaaCGATCTTCCGACTTAACTCTTTGTGAACATACTTTCAATGCATTCCTTGGTTCGTTCAAGTGTTTATTGCCTTGAACCAATGGGGATCATACCTGTCGAGTTCCTTGGCATTGAGCTGCCCACTGTATATAAGCTTTTCCAGCTTCTCATCTATGAGATTCACATGCTCTTTTCCGATATCCAACGAGTATCCCAAAATTGGAAGCCCGAGGAGATACGCAACTGAAAGTTAGATACAGATTACAAATTTTAGAAGAAAATGGAGGGATGAATCAGAAGTTTCGATCGACTTAAGACACGTTTTTCTTCCATTTGCTTGTCCGGGGGAACAGaaggaaaagaatgaagagaatccGCCCATGGCAGCTCAAAGAAGACTAACCGCAGCACAGACTGGAAGTCTCAAAAATAATTAACGTTTGGTAATTAGCACGTCACCTAGAAAATGCGCTGCTTCATGCCTAGCAATCCTCTCCTTGTAATCAGGGAAGAACGACGAGAATCCGCTGATAGCAGCTTGAAGAAGACTACAGCAGCACAAAAAACAAATGGATAAATAATCGTTATGTTAACATAGAAACTACTCGAGCAGAGGTGATTCATCTCACCCCGGGGAAATGCTCCCAGTAGCCAAAACTACAAGAGAAATACTCCCGATCAGGTATGGCAGGAAGAATCCCCAGTCCTGCAGTAGCAAAATGCTCGTAAGATAGGAAAATGAATACTGATACATTAGCAGGTTAAAAGTTGACATGATAAAGCACAATACGATTATGTTCATGTAAGTATCTTCAAAAATAGAACGAAAATTGTCGTAATATGATCAAGCAAGTATGATTACTCTCAGATCGATGTTTTCACGGGAAAAGGAAGAGGATTGAAAGATGCAGTATTCCGAAAGAGATCATAGTTACCCCGGGAAGCTGACCAGCTAGAACAGCCAAAAATCCGGTTGTTCCCACCACTGTAAAAAGAAATGCCGCCTGCACTActgaaaaatattgaaattacaACTTCTATCTAAACTATTGATTTGATGAGTAAGAAGTAACATCTTAacgggggaaaaaaaaagttcaagtGCAAACTACGAAGCTTAATTATCAAGTGATAGAGTGCTTACATCATTTCTGACGCTCGGGATGGCAAGGTTTTCCGCATTCTTTATGCCAAGAGTTGTCAGCTCCCTAAGAGATGTCTGATGCACACAGATGTTATTGAACAACAGACAGACATAACATCTAATCCATAAAACAATCATCTAGGATTTGTCTGAGCAACTGACCATGCGACGCGAGACATAGGGCTGAGAACTCCATTTCTTGGCCCAACCCGTTTCGCTCAACTGATTGAGAGCCTCCTTCACTGCATTGCTATCTTTCTGCAGTAAATATAAACCGACCCGCTATTTTATCTTCCTCGTAGAAAACTTCTGGTGAATATTTAGTCATCAACCAAACATCATAATCACGAGATGGAAGATGTTGCATTTTTTAAAAGACAAAAATCGATCATGCACGCTAAGAGCCCAAATTGGCAGCCGACAGTCACAGAGCGAAAGTTAGTTGATCTGCTCTGCTGCCTTCTAGTGATTCACTGCGAAAGACAAATGCTGCGGCTTGGAAATTACAGAATTAGTTCTCAGCTAGAATTATAGCATCTCAGCCATTGGACAAACTTACATCAGTGCGAAGTGTTTAAATATGACAAGTTTCTATTTTTACGGATGCAACTTCTAGTCCTCGACATTACTGGTAGTATTCTTATGTGCTCTTATTCAGTTTTCCTTAAGTTCATCCAAATTTAACGGAATTTCCACTCGGCTAGCCCCTCTAAAAATTCCTAATCCTCGTCACTTCAGAATCCATTGTACTGTTGATATCCACATAATTCAGTCGGGGAAATCAAGCATCGCCCTTCGCCCTTCAGcccaaaataaagaaagagtgGAAGAAAATTAAAGAGGGTCCTGTGAACCTTATCAATGGCAGATTCGAGAGCCTTGAAGTCGATGCCAGGGGCGGCAGAGGAAGCTCTGACCCGCCATCTCTGATGAGTCTTGAGGGACTTGGGTCTCCGAGCTGCGATGAAGAACCCGCAGACGCCTCCGCCGAGCTCTACTAGAGAAGAAGCCATGAGAATCGAGCTCTCGTGGCGAGAAGTTTATCCTGTGGCTTGTGTTGGCTCAGTCTCAGTCCATTGTTGGTGATGGAGAGAGGAGATAAGGTTATGGTAGTTGGGATTTGGCGCCATAATTTGCATTTCTTAAACGATAATGGGCTGGACCTAAATCGATTGGTGAAGCCCAGTAGTGTCCCAGctgcaaaaattaatttcgtttattattatatataatacctATTtgttcaataattaaaaaaataattaggcCATGATATACGAATTTCAGTTTATACCTTACTCAAAAATTAAGCCTAAAAATAATAGTTAACAAAAATTAAGCCTAAAATAACAACTAACTCAGTTTACAGAGCATCAAATATTAATAGGCtacatgaaattttttagaaaaatattatattatttgaattattgtCTT
The sequence above is drawn from the Punica granatum isolate Tunisia-2019 chromosome 5, ASM765513v2, whole genome shotgun sequence genome and encodes:
- the LOC116207376 gene encoding 4-alpha-glucanotransferase, chloroplastic/amyloplastic isoform X2 is translated as MAIASSFSLLPSSFSKTPLAAPRVSFPSRILFFNRELKSRASSALCSMSAAVSSSPAGATVGEDLPVDYADWVPVAGPAQRRRAGVLLHPTSLPGSYGIGDLGEEALRFLDWLHDAGCSIWQVLPLVPPDKGGSPYAGQDANCGNTLLISLDELVKDGLLKKDELPEPVEQTRVNFSAVAELKDPLIAKAAQRLVQSKGDLKCQLEEFRGDPSISSWLQDAAYFAAIDDTLNTFSWYFWPQPLKERHLLALEEIYQKKLEFIDVFIAKQFLFQRQWQKVRNYARMKGIGIMGDMPIYVGYHSADVWANKKQFLLNRKGSPLLVSGVPPDAFSETGQLWGSPLYDWKEMGKDGFSWWVQRLRRAQDLYDEFRIDHFRGFAGFWAVPAEAKVATVGRWKVGPGKSLFDAISRDLGLINIIAEDLGVITEDVVHLRKSIGAPGMVVLQFAFGSDADNPHLPHNHEQNQVVYTGTHDNDTVKGWWDNLKEEEKSHVQEYLSITKDDNISWAMIKVALSSVARIAIVPMQDILGLGNSARMNTPATMVLN
- the LOC116207376 gene encoding 4-alpha-glucanotransferase, chloroplastic/amyloplastic isoform X1 codes for the protein MAIASSFSLLPSSFSKTPLAAPRVSFPSRILFFNRELKSRASSALCSMSAAVSSSPAGATVGEDLPVDYADWVPVAGPAQRRRAGVLLHPTSLPGSYGIGDLGEEALRFLDWLHDAGCSIWQVLPLVPPDKGGSPYAGQDANCGNTLLISLDELVKDGLLKKDELPEPVEQTRVNFSAVAELKDPLIAKAAQRLVQSKGDLKCQLEEFRGDPSISSWLQDAAYFAAIDDTLNTFSWYFWPQPLKERHLLALEEIYQKKLEFIDVFIAKQFLFQRQWQKVRNYARMKGIGIMGDMPIYVGYHSADVWANKKQFLLNRKGSPLLVSGVPPDAFSETGQLWGSPLYDWKEMGKDGFSWWVQRLRRAQDLYDEFRIDHFRGFAGFWAVPAEAKVATVGRWKVGPGKSLFDAISRDLGLINIIAEDLGVITEDVVHLRKSIGAPGMVVLQFAFGSDADNPHLPHNHEQNQVVYTGTHDNDTVKGWWDNLKEEEKSHVQEYLSITKDDNISWAMIKVALSSVARIAIVPMQDILGLGNSARMNTPATMFGNWDWRLPSSMSFDRLEKEAANLRDLLSIYGRL
- the LOC116207378 gene encoding uncharacterized protein LOC116207378 isoform X1, with amino-acid sequence MASSLVELGGGVCGFFIAARRPKSLKTHQRWRVRASSAAPGIDFKALESAIDKKDSNAVKEALNQLSETGWAKKWSSQPYVSRRMTSLRELTTLGIKNAENLAIPSVRNDAAFLFTVVGTTGFLAVLAGQLPGDWGFFLPYLIGSISLVVLATGSISPGLLQAAISGFSSFFPDYKERIARHEAAHFLVAYLLGLPILGYSLDIGKEHVNLIDEKLEKLIYSGQLNAKELDRLAVVAMAGLAAEGLKYDKVVGQSADLFTLQRFLNRSKPQLSKDQQQNLTRWAVLLAGSLLKNNVSLHEALMEAMSNNATVLQCIEAIERAA
- the LOC116207378 gene encoding uncharacterized protein LOC116207378 isoform X2, translated to MASSLVELGGGVCGFFIAARRPKSLKTHQRWRVRASSAAPGIDFKALESAIDKKDSNAVKEALNQLSETGWAKKWSSQPYVSRRMTSLRELTTLGIKNAENLAIPSVRNDAAFLFTVVGTTGFLAVLAGQLPGDWGFFLPYLIGSISLVVLATGSISPGLLQAAISGFSSFFPDYKERIARHEAAHFLVAYLLGLPILGYSLDIGKEHVNLIDEKLEKLIYSGQLNAKELDRLAVVAMAGLAAEGLKYDKVVGQSADLFTLQPCHFVCRDS